One segment of Penaeus vannamei isolate JL-2024 chromosome 3, ASM4276789v1, whole genome shotgun sequence DNA contains the following:
- the LOC138866225 gene encoding SET and MYND domain-containing protein 4-like, with protein sequence MADSESFVRCFSSFVARLDDRLPEVEQHFGGECSEEDMFSYFWGLQEAHKCLVLSVPETLKSESSAVTYRTRGNKLYRSKNLKEALKSFNFSIMFAPHPPVPSAAASLCEEPAADGTSSAFEALALAYANRSAVMFELSQYEECLKDVELAILHGYPEASRCKLLARKERCVAKRKEEGGAAERLLTTHKHCPAVATADPATPRKSDAIRLSHTPEKGRHFLANREILPGELLLTEESYSSCLLPEFLPSHCSVCLTRCLTPLPCPGCPYVTFCSSQCRSRGRRSHVAECRVMGALIPLPSPWRVALGILTRATLPRLKVWLKKLKEEEQEATAFLSRTDAKTKERGRGGDEGEGGKVKEEREARRGEGKKQTEAEEGEGNANRRRKREKAKRKKEKKEREKRLRDIENQNEASKHQDEEKEEALYRAAFHAVTNKSKHSPSQLLHACAAAFCLTKLLEAGGGFFLEDDTPYAPRQEEAELVGATLLRHLLGAKCNAFTIAEVNVPSSRAARPRPVTVGVGLSPSVALFNHSCSPSAFLTHCGGGAQALTAARTIPPGQEVTIDYLIGSRGRSAASRQSRFLSQYGFSCSCDACARDRPAYPKLPDYADVLSEDGLLLRPGTPSPSSAPSSPVCQRLCQAKDYNDLGIDLDHVPHKVKEAVSRYKDVLQRCQETATPSEDDVRTVCDLIHLLDVHAQKPSSLHLAAQLTLEDMTLRRFLHAEIKDEFYY encoded by the exons ATGGCTGATTCGGAGTCCTTCGTGCGGTGCTTCTCGTCCTTCGTGGCTCGCCTCGACGACAGACTCCCGGAGGTGGAGCAGCACTTCGGCGGGGAGTGCAGCGAGGAGGACATGTTCTCCTACTTTTGGGGGCTGCAGGAGGCCCACAAGTGCCTTGTCCTAAGCGTGCCAGAGACCCTCAAGAGTGAAAGCAGTGCTGTGACCTATAGGACTCGCGGGAACAAACTGTATCGCAGTAAGAATCTAAAGGAGGCCTTAAAATCCTTCAATTTCAGTATCATGTTTGCGCCTCATCCGCCAGTCCCTTCTGCCGCTGCCTCCTTGTGCGAGGAACCCGCTGCCGACGGAACGTCATCCGCCTTCGAGGCCCTGGCCCTCGCCTACGCCAACCGATCTGCTGTGATGTTTGAACTCAGTCAGTACGAGGAGTGTCTGAAGGACGTGGAATTAGCCATCCTGCACGGGTATCCAGAGGCTTCGAGGTGTAAGTTATTAGCGCGGAAGGAGCGATGTGTTGCAAAACGAAAAGAGGAGGGCGGGGCGGCAGAGCGCCTCTTGACGACCCATAAGCACTGCCCTGCGGTCGCGACGGCGGACCCCGCGACGCCGAGAAAGAGCGATGCCATCAGGCTCTCCCACACGCCCGAAAAGGGGCGGCATTTCCTGGCCAACAGAGAGATCCTGCCTG GCGAACTTCTCTTAACCGAGGAGTCTTACAGTAGCTGCCTTCTGCCGGAGTTCTTACCGAGCCACTGCTCTGTTTGTCTCACTCGCTGTCTCACGCCCCTGCCCTGTCCCGGTTGCCCCTAC GTGACCTTCTGCAGCTCGCAGTGCCGCTCGAGGGGGCGGAGGAGCCACGTCGCTGAGTGCCGGGTCATGGGGGCGCTCATCCCCTTGCCTTCCCCCTGGCGCGTGGCTCTTGGCATCCTCACCCGTGCGACGCTCCCCAGGCTCAAGGTCTGGCTGAAGAAGctcaaggaggaggagcaggaggcgacCGCTTTTCTCTCGAGGACGGATGCGAAGACCAAGGaacgggggcgagggggcgatgaaggagagggaggaaaggtgaaggaggaacgtgaagcaagaaggggagaaggcaagaaacagacagaagcggaggagggggaagggaatgcgaATCGAAGAAGGAAACgcgaaaaagcgaaaaggaagaaagagaagaaggaaagagagaaacggctACGAGATATAGAGAACCAAAATGAAGCCTCAAAACaccaagacgaagaaaaggaagaagctcTGTACAGAGCGGCCTTCCACGCGGTCACCAACAAGAGCAAGCACTCTCCCTCGCAGCTCCTGCACGCCTGTGCCGCCGCCTTCTGCCTGACCAAGCTCCTCGAGGCGGGAGGAGGCTTCTTCTTGGAGGACGACACGCCCTACGCTCCCCGCCAGGAGGAGGCGGAGCTCGTCGGTGCTACACTCCTCCGCCATCTCCTCGGGGCCAAGTGCAACGCCTTCACCATTGCCGAGGTTAAC GTGCCGAGCAGCCGCGCAGCGCGTCCCCGCCCCGTGACGGTGGGCGTGGGCCTGAGCCCGAGCGTGGCCCTCTTTAACCACTCGTGCTCCCCAAGTGCCTTCCTCACGCACTGCGGCGGCGGCGCGCAGGCGCTCACCGCCGCCAGGACCATCCCGCCGGGTCAGGAGGTCACCATCGACTACCTGATCGGGTCGCGGGGCCGGTCGGCCGCGAGCCGCCAGAGCAGGTTCCTCAGCCAGTACGGCTTCAGCTGCTCGTGCGATGCCTGCGCCCGCGACCGGCCCGCCTACCCGAAGCTCCCGGACTACGCCGATGTGTTGTCCGAGGACGGACTGCTCCTGCGGCCGGGCACACCGTCACCCTCcagcgccccctcctcccccgtgtgCCAGAGGCTGTGTCAGGCAAAGGACTACAATGACCTTGGCATCGACTTAGATCACGTCCCGCACAAGGTCAAAGAGGCAGTGTCGAGGTATAAGGACGTCCTCCAAAGGTGCCAGGAAACGGCCACGCCCTCGGAGGACGACGTGCGCACCGTGTGTGACCTCATACACCTCCTGGACGTGCATGCGCAGAAGCCCAGCTCTCTTCACCTGGCTGCGCAGCTGACGCTCGAGGACATGACCCTCCGCCGCTTCTTGCACGCGGAGATAAAGGACGAATTCTATTACTAA